The proteins below are encoded in one region of Equus przewalskii isolate Varuska chromosome 1, EquPr2, whole genome shotgun sequence:
- the ZNF239 gene encoding zinc finger protein 239 — MFCKNKAQDPQESKSLFVTEESTERRVTEGNSPPRDRCSENLQIKLVSDVTELVPPLFSGEAICQNGQLKASLDPFDCNHKEVCGWKSQVASRSHQRAHTEEKPCNCYDCGKILSSSSDGHPREKIHTAEKRYRCSRCGEDFSESSALLLHQRDHTAEKPYKCEQCGKGFTRSSSLLIHRAVHTDEKPYKCDKCGKGFTRSSSLLIHHAVHTGEKPYKCDRCGKGFSQSSKLHIHQRVHTGEKPYECGECGMSFSQRSNLHIHQRVHTGERPYKCGECGKGFSQSSNLHIHRCIHTGEKPYQCYECGKGFSQSSDLRIHLRVHTGEKPYHCGKCGKGFSQSSKLLIHQRVHTGEKPYECSKCGKGFSQSSNLHIHQRVHRKEPR, encoded by the coding sequence ATGTTCTGTAAGAATAAGGCCCAGGATCCTCAGGAAAGCAAAAGTCTGTTTGTAACTGAAGAAAGCACTGAGAGAAGAGTGACAGAGGGGAATAGTCCTCCGAGGGACCGTTGTTCAGAGAACCTTCAGATTAAGCTTGTGTCTGATGTAACAGAACTGGTCCCACCATTGTTCAGTGGTGAGGCAATCTGCCAGAATGGCCAGTTGAAAGCATCCTTGGATCCCTTCGACTGTAACCACAAAGAGGTTTGTGGTTGGAAATCACAGGTGGCCAGTCGTAGTCATCAGAGAGCTCACACAGAAGAGAAACCCTGTAACTGTTATGACTGTGGGAAAATATTGAGCTCTAGCTCAGATGGCCATCCACGTGAGAAAATCCACACTGCAGAGAAACGCTATAGATGTAGTCGGTGTGGTGAGGACTTCAGTGAGAGCTCGGCGCTGCTGCTTCATCAGAGAGACCACACAGCAGAGAAGCCCTACAAATGTGAGCAGTGCGGGAAGGGCTTCACCAGGAGCTCGAGTCTCCTCATCCATCGGGCAGTCCACACGGATGAGAAACCTTACAAGTGTGACAAGTGTGGGAAGGGCTTCACGAGGAGTTCAAGTCTGCTCATTCATCACGCAGTCCATACAGGCGAGAAACCTTATAAATGTGACAGGTGTGGGAAGGGCTTTAGTCAGAGCTCCAAACTGCACATCCACCAGCGCGTGCACACTGGCGAGAAGCCCTATGAGTGTGGTGAGTGTGGGATGAGCTTCAGTCAGCGCTCTAACCTGCACATCCATCAGCGAGTCCACACGGGAGAGAGGCCCTACAAATGTGGAGAGTGCGGGAAGGGCTTCAGTCAGAGTTCAAACCTTCACATCCACCGGTGCATACACACAGGCGAGAAGCCCTACCAGTGCTATGAGTGTGGGAAGGGCTTCAGCCAGAGCTCTGACCTCCGCATCCATCTCAGggtccacactggagagaagccctatcaCTGCGGCAAGTGTGGGAAGGGCTTCAGCCAGAGCTCCAAACTCCTCATCCACCAGAGAGtgcacactggagagaagccttaTGAGTGCAGCAAGTGTGGGAAGGGCTTCAGCCAGAGCTCCAACCTCCACATCCACCAGCGGGTTCACAGGAAAGAGCCCCGCTAA